From a region of the Sesamum indicum cultivar Zhongzhi No. 13 linkage group LG3, S_indicum_v1.0, whole genome shotgun sequence genome:
- the LOC105157403 gene encoding F-box/WD-40 repeat-containing protein 1-like, with amino-acid sequence MACLALDDDGILLSNLALNMRKFVEVSHLSPEWVSYGLGYDSRASNFKVVIVLYLTGRKHKKISEKYRTPGDKNRVQAYSANSNSWKILDLDIRYNVSPNKNDVILHGNLYWLAAIDENEVVMYLVWFDVSKSLLKTVSLSSLNLEKETTVRFMDFNGDLVAIVHDENDESELKIIYFWVYDNVEKMWRHNYN; translated from the coding sequence ATGGCTTGCTTGGCTTTGGATGATGACGGTATTCTACTTTCGAATCTTGCCCTGAACATGCGAAAATTTGTTGAGGTTTCTCATTTATCCCCTGAGTGGGTTTCTTATGGCTTGGGATATGATTCTAGGGCTTCTAATTTTAAAGTTGTCATAGTCCTTTATTTGACGGGGAGAAAACACAAGAAGATATCGGAAAAATACAGAACCCCTGGGGACAAAAATAGGGTCCAAGCCTACTCCGCTAATTCGAATAGTTGGAAAATACTCGACTTGGATATTCGATATAACGTGTCACCGAACAAAAATGATGTCATTTTGCATGGGAATCTGTATTGGCTTGCGGCCATCGATGAGAACGAGGTTGTTATGTATTTGGTGTGGTTTGATGTCTCCAAATCATTGCTCAAGACGGtgtctctctcctctcttaaCTTGGAGAAAGAGACAACAGTGCGTTTTATGGATTTTAATGGTGATCTGGTGGCAATAGTGCATGACGAAAATGATGAAAGCgagttgaaaataatttatttttgggtatATGATAATGTGGAAAAGATGTGGAGGCATAATTACAATTGA